From the genome of Winogradskyella forsetii, one region includes:
- a CDS encoding UxaA family hydrolase: MQKKLIKVNPSDNVAVALVNLKADEVVSFQNEDIRIVSDVKAKHKIALNKFEIGEEIMMYGVLVGKASEAIEKGNVLTTENVKHQSAKVSKKTDTIGWTAPKVDKWKDKTFMGYHREDGQVGTANVWLFFPLVFCENKNIEKLRDIFEKELLTKQSNAHQMLLRSLVNGSEDSDTEVIESTRVFENIDVKFITHPGGCGGIRQDSESLARLLAGYVKNPNVAGATVLSLGCQNLQIDIFNKALEAISPDNKKPVLMYEQQQMGTVDDMLSAIIKNSYAAIKEANEIERQPAPLSKLKVGLECGGSDGFSGISANPTLGYTSDMLVALGGTAILAEFPELCGVEQELVNRCTNETSAKRFLELMQAYEKSVVDAGSGFDMNPSPGNIKDGLITDAMKSAGAAKKGGTSPVVDVLDYGEYITKPGLNLLCTPGNDVESTTAMVGSGANIVLFTTGLGTPTGNPITPVIKVSSNSELATKMSDIIDVDTGDVIKGEKTIEEMAETMLDYIIDVASGTIKSKASLLNQDDFIPWKRGVSL; the protein is encoded by the coding sequence ATGCAAAAGAAATTGATAAAAGTAAACCCATCAGATAACGTTGCTGTTGCCTTAGTTAACTTAAAGGCAGATGAGGTTGTCTCATTTCAAAATGAGGACATCAGAATTGTTTCAGATGTTAAGGCAAAGCACAAAATCGCTCTAAACAAATTTGAAATAGGTGAAGAGATAATGATGTATGGGGTTTTGGTTGGAAAAGCAAGTGAAGCCATAGAGAAAGGTAATGTATTAACTACCGAAAACGTAAAACATCAGAGTGCCAAGGTTAGCAAAAAAACGGATACTATAGGCTGGACGGCACCAAAAGTGGATAAATGGAAAGATAAAACTTTCATGGGATACCACAGGGAAGATGGGCAAGTTGGTACCGCCAATGTATGGTTGTTTTTTCCGTTAGTATTTTGCGAGAATAAAAATATAGAAAAGCTAAGGGATATTTTTGAAAAAGAGTTGTTAACAAAACAGTCAAACGCTCATCAAATGCTTTTACGGTCTTTAGTGAACGGTAGTGAAGATTCTGATACTGAAGTCATAGAATCGACTAGGGTTTTTGAAAATATTGATGTAAAATTCATTACCCATCCTGGAGGATGCGGTGGTATTCGACAAGATTCAGAAAGTCTGGCGCGATTATTAGCGGGTTATGTAAAAAATCCAAATGTAGCTGGAGCAACAGTATTGAGTTTGGGTTGTCAAAATTTACAAATAGATATTTTCAATAAGGCACTGGAAGCGATTAGTCCCGATAATAAAAAACCAGTATTGATGTACGAGCAGCAACAAATGGGAACGGTTGACGACATGTTAAGCGCCATTATCAAAAATTCTTACGCTGCAATAAAAGAAGCTAATGAAATAGAACGACAACCAGCACCTCTATCTAAACTGAAAGTAGGTTTAGAGTGCGGAGGGTCAGATGGCTTTTCTGGTATTTCGGCAAATCCAACACTAGGTTATACATCCGATATGTTAGTTGCACTGGGCGGTACGGCAATTTTAGCTGAGTTTCCAGAACTTTGCGGTGTAGAGCAGGAGTTAGTAAACCGCTGTACAAATGAAACATCTGCGAAGAGGTTTTTAGAATTAATGCAAGCTTATGAAAAATCTGTAGTAGACGCTGGTTCTGGTTTTGATATGAATCCTTCTCCTGGAAATATAAAGGATGGGTTGATTACAGACGCCATGAAATCTGCAGGAGCAGCAAAAAAAGGTGGTACTTCGCCAGTTGTAGATGTATTGGACTATGGTGAATATATCACAAAACCAGGGCTAAACCTATTATGTACACCAGGAAATGATGTAGAAAGTACAACAGCTATGGTAGGGTCTGGAGCTAATATTGTATTATTTACTACTGGACTAGGAACACCAACGGGAAATCCCATTACGCCAGTCATAAAAGTGTCGTCAAACTCAGAGTTAGCAACAAAAATGAGTGATATCATTGATGTAGATACGGGAGACGTTATAAAAGGGGAGAAGACTATTGAAGAAATGGCAGAAACTATGCTAGACTATATTATAGATGTTGCTAGCGGAACTATAAAATCAAAAGCAAGTCTTTTGAATCAGGATGATTTTATTCCTTGGAAACGAGGCGTTTCATTATGA